The genomic segment GTCCCGGCCTCTCCTTATGATGACGATTTCGATAAGGACAATTCAGGATACTACAGATCGAACGATGACCTCGTTCCGGATCCAAGAGGCAGTGGCCTTGACAGTGACTTCAACAGACCTTGACGGTCAATAGAGTGGAACCGGTTTTCTGTTGACTTCCATTACCGGCAGATGCTGGCACGTTGGTAACTGTGCGATTCCAAAGCCGGAAGAATCGTTGATCCGTCTGCTGTTCCTGCTTTCTGCTGAAATCAGTGTATCAGTCCAACACGAACCTGGTTCAACAGGCGAACGGGACTCGACATCACTGATTGAAGGCCTCCCCCCAACAGCTCTGACCTCACAGAGCAGACGACGAATCGAGAGTATTTGGCCCGGTATCAGATTTGATAGTCGGGCCAGTTGTCCGTAGACCGACTGCCCGAATCCTGACGACGTCGAAACTGTTGAAAGGCCCAGTGAACCAGTGTTCCCCAAAGGACGGGTAACGCCACACAGGCAGCTACATACAATACTGTCCGCATTTACGGACCGACTCCAAGGCTACGTTCGATACTGCGAGATTGTGGTGACATTGCGTACTTGCGCCACAGGGAATCTGTTTCGGAAGCTTCCCGATCCCTTGGGCGGGCATCACCCATCATTTTACTCCAGGGATCTTCGGCTGACTCAGTATATTGCGGATCTTCAGAATCGTCGAATGGCCGAGGTCTAAACATTCGCATAGTACGAGCCATATTGCCTCCGACGTCGGACATGGACGTACACCCGGTTGACGTATTTAGTGAAATCGCAAGGATGGCCAGGGCCAGAATGTGTTTCATGTCGTCTCTCCACAATACTGCGAGCCAAACATCCCGCTATCGTTCGGGCAAAGTCTGAATTTTGATTTCTGTCAGGCAGTTTAGGTTTCGCTCAATCCGCGCCCAGAGGAGTCTGCTGTAACAATGGATCCACTTGATGTACTGGTGGTGGCCCCTCATCCGGATGACGCGGAAATCAGCGTAGGCGGCCTCATCGTCGTCTCCCGACGGCAAAATCTGCGGGTCGGCGTCGTAGACCTGACCAGTGGTGAGCCGACACCACAGGGAACAGACGAACTGCGTCGTGCCGAAACAGAACAGGCCACACAAATTCTGGATCTGTCCTGGCGCACAAACCTGGGACTGCCCAACCGCAGTCTGCAACCTACTCTGGACACCCGTCGCCGACTTGCAGAAGTCTTTCGCCGGACCAGACCTCAGATCGTGCTATCGCCATACTGGCTGGACGCACACCCCGACCACGTCGCAGCCAGTACTCTTGTGGATGATGCTCGATTTTGGGCCAAACTCAGTCGTTCAGATCTCGAAGGAGACCCTTTCTGGCCGCCTTTGCTGCTGCACTATTTCAGCATCCATCTGCGAATTCATCCCAGCGCATCGTTCGTGATTGATATCAGTAGTTCAATCAATGAAAAAATGTCGAGCGTGGAGGCGTACCGCAGTCAGTTGATCGAAGGACGCAGTGATCTGTTCCCCACCGTGCTGGATGATATTCGGGACCGGGCCCGCTACTGGGGATGGACCATCGGACGTGCATTCGGTGAGCCGCTGATAAATCGCGAGCAAATCGGTCTGACGTCACTTCAACACATAGTCCGGTAGAGCAATTGCGTTGTCGCAGTCCTGTCGCTGACACACTCCACCCGTGGAACCCCTCACGGCAGGTTCGTGTGTGCACACAGACCTGGCTGTGCCCGACCCGCTGTCATTCACTCATCATCAAATATGACAATATCTTCATCTTCGATTTCCTCATCCGAAAAACTGTCATCCAGATTGATGACAGGATCCGACTCTTCCTCACCGGGCGACGACCGTCCTTCCGGCTT from the Fuerstiella sp. genome contains:
- the bshB1 gene encoding bacillithiol biosynthesis deacetylase BshB1; amino-acid sequence: MDPLDVLVVAPHPDDAEISVGGLIVVSRRQNLRVGVVDLTSGEPTPQGTDELRRAETEQATQILDLSWRTNLGLPNRSLQPTLDTRRRLAEVFRRTRPQIVLSPYWLDAHPDHVAASTLVDDARFWAKLSRSDLEGDPFWPPLLLHYFSIHLRIHPSASFVIDISSSINEKMSSVEAYRSQLIEGRSDLFPTVLDDIRDRARYWGWTIGRAFGEPLINREQIGLTSLQHIVR